The proteins below are encoded in one region of Bacteroides uniformis:
- a CDS encoding diaminopimelate dehydrogenase encodes MKKVRAAIVGYGNIGHYVLEALQAAPDFEIAGVVRRAGAENCPAELSAYPVVKNIKELKGVDVAILCTPTRKVEEYAKEILALGIHTVDSFDIHTGITALRRTLDAEAKKHNTVSIISAGWDPGSDSIVRTMLEAIAPKGITYTNFGPGMSMGHTVAVKAIEGVKAALSMTIPTGTGIHRRMVYIELKDGYEFDKVTAAIKADPYFVNDETHVKLVPSVDALLDMGHGVNLTRKGVSGKTQNQLFEFNMRINNPALTAQVLVCVARAAMRQQPGCYTMVEVPVIDLLPGDREEWIGHLV; translated from the coding sequence ATGAAAAAAGTAAGAGCAGCCATCGTTGGCTATGGTAATATCGGGCATTATGTGCTCGAAGCCCTGCAAGCAGCTCCCGATTTCGAAATTGCCGGTGTAGTACGCCGTGCCGGAGCTGAAAACTGTCCTGCGGAACTGAGTGCATATCCCGTTGTGAAGAATATCAAGGAACTGAAAGGCGTGGATGTTGCTATCCTTTGTACGCCTACCCGCAAAGTGGAAGAGTATGCAAAGGAGATCCTTGCTTTAGGCATTCATACTGTGGACAGTTTCGATATCCATACGGGTATCACTGCCTTGCGCCGCACACTGGATGCAGAGGCTAAAAAGCATAATACGGTATCCATCATTTCTGCCGGCTGGGACCCGGGTAGTGACTCCATTGTCCGCACCATGCTGGAAGCCATTGCTCCGAAAGGCATTACCTATACTAATTTTGGTCCGGGCATGAGCATGGGACATACCGTGGCTGTAAAGGCCATCGAAGGTGTGAAAGCCGCCCTTTCCATGACTATTCCTACAGGAACCGGCATTCACCGTCGTATGGTGTACATCGAGTTGAAGGATGGCTACGAATTTGACAAGGTGACTGCAGCCATCAAAGCCGACCCGTACTTTGTGAATGACGAAACACATGTAAAATTGGTTCCGAGTGTGGATGCACTGCTCGATATGGGTCATGGGGTAAACCTGACCCGTAAAGGTGTGTCTGGCAAGACGCAGAACCAGCTATTTGAGTTCAACATGCGTATCAACAATCCTGCCCTCACGGCACAAGTGCTGGTATGTGTGGCGCGTGCCGCTATGCGTCAGCAGCCTGGTTGCTATACAATGGTTGAAGTTCCGGTAATAGACCTGCTTCCGGGCGACCGCGAAGAGTGGATCGGCCATTTGGTATAA
- the ruvA gene encoding Holliday junction branch migration protein RuvA — translation MIEYIRGGIAELSPATAIIDCNGLGYGVNISLNTYAAIQGKKECKLYIYEAIREDAYVLYGFADKQERELFLLLISVSGIGGNTARMILSALSPSELINVISTENATLLKTVKGIGLKTAQRIIVDLKDKIKTGSVVAGNAGTIGTLVSAANAQVQEEAIAALTMLGFAQAPSQKVVLAILKEEPSAPVEQVIKLALKRL, via the coding sequence ATGATAGAATACATCAGAGGCGGAATTGCCGAACTAAGTCCGGCAACCGCAATAATAGACTGCAACGGACTGGGATACGGCGTCAATATTTCATTGAATACGTATGCCGCCATCCAGGGCAAGAAAGAATGCAAACTATATATATATGAAGCTATCCGTGAAGACGCCTATGTCCTCTACGGGTTCGCTGACAAGCAGGAACGCGAACTATTCCTGTTGCTCATCTCCGTTTCAGGCATCGGCGGAAATACAGCTCGCATGATTCTCTCGGCACTCTCGCCATCCGAACTGATAAATGTCATCAGCACGGAAAACGCCACTCTACTGAAAACAGTCAAGGGTATCGGGCTGAAAACAGCCCAACGGATAATTGTGGATTTAAAAGACAAAATCAAGACCGGCAGCGTTGTAGCCGGCAACGCAGGGACCATAGGTACACTGGTATCGGCAGCCAACGCACAAGTACAAGAAGAAGCCATAGCCGCCCTTACCATGCTGGGCTTTGCACAAGCCCCCTCACAAAAAGTAGTGCTTGCCATTTTGAAGGAAGAACCAAGCGCACCGGTGGAACAAGTCATCAAATTGGCATTAAAAAGACTATAA
- a CDS encoding DUF3843 family protein — protein MTTINMQYWLGANERTHVLPTDKWYLDFATSILPLVKTSPLFNKEDLRTQIDAAISLGMYFQDAIAQSGGWKLFSEAFQGVYGTYLPFYPLGDDYTPDEINQEDIAFVLWTLKSQFSIFDKEYTLFSPYDKDLLALSQSAYELMDARFEEAPISEGESSFLWVMGLDLLDMPITPLPEVTPETKLSKDAARCLEYSQGKPLLYFTDYKELCTFFVDVLGWENKRSALLPDLEYQKEFVIYANAKGMLVAHNVAAYFCEEHNPMYDAKRAAAEGYKMFCQPGECPFDLLKYGMTKGILPDVELPFLKGKETLHQYWDFIARYYLCEYYEGE, from the coding sequence ATGACAACAATCAACATGCAATATTGGTTGGGGGCCAATGAACGCACCCACGTACTGCCAACGGACAAATGGTACCTCGACTTTGCCACAAGCATCCTGCCCCTCGTCAAGACCTCTCCCTTGTTCAACAAGGAAGACCTGCGTACCCAAATTGACGCAGCCATCTCCCTCGGCATGTACTTTCAAGATGCCATTGCCCAAAGCGGAGGCTGGAAACTTTTCTCCGAAGCCTTTCAGGGAGTATACGGAACTTACCTGCCGTTCTATCCACTGGGTGACGATTATACGCCCGATGAAATAAATCAGGAAGACATTGCATTCGTACTGTGGACATTGAAATCACAATTCAGTATTTTTGACAAGGAATACACCTTGTTCAGTCCTTATGACAAAGACCTGCTTGCATTAAGCCAAAGCGCCTATGAACTGATGGATGCACGTTTCGAAGAAGCTCCCATCAGCGAGGGAGAATCTTCCTTCCTTTGGGTAATGGGACTTGATTTACTGGATATGCCCATTACTCCGCTGCCGGAAGTCACTCCGGAAACCAAACTGAGTAAAGATGCCGCCCGCTGTCTGGAATACAGCCAGGGGAAACCGCTGCTATACTTCACCGATTACAAGGAGCTTTGCACTTTCTTTGTCGATGTCTTGGGATGGGAAAACAAACGGTCCGCACTATTGCCCGACCTGGAATACCAAAAAGAGTTCGTGATTTATGCCAACGCCAAAGGTATGCTCGTAGCCCACAACGTGGCCGCCTATTTCTGTGAAGAACATAACCCGATGTACGATGCCAAACGCGCTGCTGCAGAGGGTTACAAGATGTTCTGCCAACCCGGAGAGTGTCCGTTCGACCTGCTGAAATACGGAATGACCAAAGGAATTCTACCCGATGTGGAACTTCCCTTCCTGAAAGGAAAAGAAACACTGCATCAATATTGGGACTTTATAGCCCGCTACTACTTATGTGAATATTATGAAGGCGAGTAA
- a CDS encoding M24 family metallopeptidase yields MLLPELKLRRDKIRSLMAQQEIDAALIACNVNLIYTYGRVVSGYLYLPLNAPARLFIKRPNNIEGEHIHPIRKPEQLPDLLKECGLPIPARLMLEGDELSFTEYNRLAACFPETEVLPCGTALIRKARSVKTEIEIEMFRRSGIAHAKAYEQIPSVYRPGMTDRQLSIEIERLMRLEGCLGIFRTFGQSMEIFMGSLLAGDNATAPAPYDFALGGEGLDPSLPISVNGALLQPGQSFMVDMGGNFYGYMGDMSRVFSIGKLPEKAYVAHQVCLDIQEAVVEKAKPGAVCEDLYNLAIDIVTKAGFADNFMGATQKAKFIGHGIGLEINEMPVLAPRMKQELEPGMVFALEPKIVLPGIGPVGIENSWVVTAEGVEKLTLCKEEIVEL; encoded by the coding sequence ATGTTACTACCTGAATTGAAACTGAGACGTGATAAAATACGCTCTCTCATGGCTCAACAAGAGATTGATGCCGCTCTTATCGCTTGCAATGTAAATTTAATCTATACGTACGGACGTGTCGTCAGCGGTTACTTGTATCTGCCGTTGAATGCTCCCGCCCGTTTATTCATCAAACGTCCCAACAATATTGAAGGGGAACATATTCATCCTATCCGTAAACCGGAACAACTGCCTGACTTACTAAAGGAATGTGGTTTGCCCATACCTGCGAGGTTGATGCTGGAGGGGGATGAGTTGTCTTTTACGGAATATAACCGTTTGGCTGCGTGTTTCCCTGAAACGGAGGTGCTTCCTTGTGGTACGGCACTTATCCGGAAGGCCCGAAGTGTCAAGACTGAAATAGAGATTGAGATGTTCCGCCGTTCCGGCATTGCACATGCTAAAGCTTACGAACAAATACCCTCGGTTTATAGACCAGGAATGACAGACCGCCAGTTATCCATCGAAATAGAGCGCCTGATGCGTTTGGAAGGTTGTCTGGGTATTTTCCGTACCTTCGGACAAAGTATGGAGATTTTTATGGGAAGTCTGCTGGCAGGAGATAATGCTACTGCGCCTGCCCCCTATGATTTTGCTCTGGGAGGCGAGGGACTTGATCCGTCACTGCCTATCAGTGTGAACGGTGCACTGTTGCAGCCCGGCCAGAGCTTTATGGTCGATATGGGGGGTAACTTCTATGGCTATATGGGAGACATGAGCCGTGTATTCTCTATCGGAAAGCTGCCGGAAAAGGCATATGTTGCCCATCAGGTTTGCCTGGACATACAAGAGGCTGTTGTAGAAAAAGCGAAACCAGGTGCTGTTTGTGAGGACCTTTACAATCTCGCTATCGATATTGTCACCAAAGCGGGCTTTGCCGACAACTTTATGGGAGCCACTCAAAAAGCCAAGTTTATCGGTCATGGCATCGGACTGGAAATCAATGAAATGCCGGTGCTGGCTCCACGCATGAAGCAGGAGCTGGAACCGGGCATGGTCTTTGCTTTGGAACCGAAGATTGTTTTGCCAGGCATTGGTCCCGTCGGTATCGAAAACTCTTGGGTTGTAACAGCGGAAGGAGTGGAGAAACTGACGTTGTGTAAGGAAGAGATTGTGGAACTTTGA
- the gdhA gene encoding NADP-specific glutamate dehydrogenase — protein sequence MNIERIMASLEAKHPGESEYLQAVKEVLLSIEDIYNQHPEFEKAKIIERLVEPDRIFTFRVTWVDDKGEVQTNLGYRVQFNNAIGPYKGGIRFHASVNLSILKFLGFEQTFKNALTTLPMGGGKGGSDFSPRGKSDAEIMRFCQAFMLELWRHLGPDMDVPAGDIGVGGREVGYMFGMYKKLTREFTGTFTGKGLEFGGSLIRPEATGFGGLYFVNQMLQTKGIDIKGKTVAISGFGNVAWGAATKATELGAKVVTISGPDGYIYDPNGISGEKIDYMLELRSSGNDIVAPYADEFPGSTFVAGKRPWEVKADIALPCATQNELNGEDAQHLIDNKVTCVGEISNMGCTPEAIDLFIDNKIMYAPGKAVNAGGVATSGLEMSQNAMHLSWSAAEVDEKLHAIMHGIHAQCVKYGTEPDGYINYVKGANIAGFMKVAHAMMGQGII from the coding sequence ATGAATATCGAACGTATCATGGCCTCTTTAGAGGCAAAGCACCCCGGCGAGTCTGAGTATCTTCAAGCCGTAAAGGAAGTTCTTCTTTCCATCGAAGATATCTATAACCAACATCCTGAGTTCGAGAAAGCGAAAATTATAGAACGTCTGGTTGAACCTGACCGTATCTTTACTTTCCGTGTAACGTGGGTGGATGATAAGGGTGAAGTTCAGACGAACCTCGGCTATCGTGTGCAGTTCAACAATGCCATTGGCCCGTACAAAGGCGGTATTCGTTTCCATGCTTCCGTAAATCTTTCTATCCTCAAATTCCTGGGATTTGAGCAGACTTTCAAGAATGCTTTGACTACATTGCCTATGGGCGGTGGTAAGGGTGGTTCCGACTTCTCTCCGCGCGGAAAGAGCGATGCTGAAATCATGCGTTTCTGTCAGGCCTTCATGCTGGAATTGTGGCGTCACCTCGGTCCGGATATGGATGTTCCTGCCGGTGATATCGGTGTAGGCGGTCGCGAAGTGGGCTATATGTTCGGTATGTATAAGAAGTTGACTCGCGAATTTACGGGCACATTTACCGGTAAAGGATTGGAATTTGGCGGTTCGCTGATTCGTCCTGAAGCAACAGGATTTGGTGGCTTGTATTTCGTAAACCAAATGTTACAGACAAAAGGCATTGACATCAAGGGCAAGACCGTGGCTATCTCCGGTTTTGGAAATGTGGCTTGGGGTGCTGCTACCAAGGCTACCGAATTGGGTGCCAAGGTGGTTACCATCTCCGGTCCCGACGGTTACATTTACGACCCGAACGGTATCAGTGGCGAAAAGATAGATTATATGCTGGAACTCCGGTCATCGGGCAACGATATCGTAGCACCGTATGCCGACGAATTCCCCGGCTCTACTTTCGTGGCAGGCAAACGCCCGTGGGAAGTGAAAGCGGACATCGCTCTGCCTTGCGCTACCCAGAACGAGCTGAACGGCGAAGATGCACAACACCTCATTGACAACAAGGTGACATGTGTAGGCGAAATCTCCAATATGGGATGTACGCCCGAAGCTATCGACCTTTTCATTGACAACAAGATTATGTATGCACCGGGTAAGGCTGTCAATGCAGGTGGTGTGGCTACCAGCGGATTGGAAATGTCGCAGAACGCCATGCACCTCAGCTGGAGTGCAGCCGAAGTGGATGAAAAACTCCACGCCATCATGCACGGAATTCATGCTCAATGCGTAAAATATGGGACAGAACCTGATGGCTACATCAACTACGTGAAGGGAGCGAATATCGCCGGCTTCATGAAGGTGGCTCATGCCATGATGGGTCAGGGAATTATCTAA
- a CDS encoding glycoside hydrolase family 97 protein — translation MYMKHVLLTVVFLGIACVAMAHELLSPNGNLKLNVVLDSEGGPVYSLYYKGEPVVEPSALGILMEEADLSNGFRILDATNSTFDETWMPVWGEYEKVRNHYNELTVTFSQPAKHDRMMIVRFRLFDDGLGFRYELPEQKTMNYLTVKDELTEFNLTGNHTLYCIPGDYDTNEFAYTTAAISEVREAMERNLRKKGYEAKATSFTVQTPLMIKTTEGLYINIHEAALVDYSAMLLNVDDKEFNFSAHLTPDKLGKKGYLQLPLHTPWRTIMVSDDARSILASQLILNLNEPCKLEDTSWIKPQKFIGVWWEMFTGGGGTWAYSDYYKAKPGITDYSKLTPNGHHPANTEHVKEYIDFAAENGIDAVLVEGWNEGWEDWASYRKDRQFLFDKPYPDFDVAVLHAYAKSKGVKIIMHHETAANAADYERQLDVAFQFMVDNGYNSVKTGYVGSIIPRSEYHSSQWMNNHYIHVVKRAADYKIMVDSHEAVRPTGLCRTWPNWVAQESARGGEFESMGGNDPDHTCILPFTRLKGGPMDYTPGIFQTKLSYYNSSKPKGQAGTTLVKQLALYVTMPSPLQMAADLPDNYRRFPDAFQFIKDVAVDWSNSWYLEAEPGDYITVARQAKGKQEWYVGAITDEHPRTATIPFSFLPEGRKYIVTVYADGRDADWKDNPQSYDIRRGIVTSKSVLRQPLASSGGVAISVREATKEEVKGLKKL, via the coding sequence ATGTATATGAAACATGTATTATTAACAGTTGTATTTCTGGGAATTGCTTGTGTGGCGATGGCACACGAATTGTTATCTCCCAATGGGAATCTGAAACTCAATGTTGTGCTTGATTCCGAGGGAGGGCCGGTCTATAGCTTATATTACAAAGGAGAGCCGGTTGTAGAACCTTCTGCCTTGGGAATACTTATGGAAGAAGCGGATTTGTCAAATGGCTTCCGGATTCTTGATGCAACAAATTCTACTTTTGATGAAACTTGGATGCCTGTATGGGGAGAGTATGAAAAAGTCCGTAACCATTACAATGAACTTACTGTCACTTTCTCACAACCGGCAAAGCACGACCGTATGATGATTGTACGTTTTCGATTGTTTGACGATGGACTCGGATTCCGTTATGAGTTGCCGGAGCAGAAAACCATGAATTATCTGACGGTAAAAGACGAACTGACGGAATTCAATCTGACCGGTAATCATACACTCTATTGCATTCCCGGTGATTATGATACGAATGAGTTTGCCTATACTACTGCGGCCATTTCCGAAGTGCGCGAAGCTATGGAACGTAATCTACGTAAAAAAGGATATGAAGCTAAAGCGACTTCATTCACAGTACAAACACCCCTTATGATAAAGACTACCGAAGGACTTTATATCAATATTCATGAAGCTGCCTTGGTAGATTATTCTGCCATGTTGCTGAATGTGGATGATAAAGAGTTTAACTTTTCTGCTCATCTTACTCCCGATAAATTAGGAAAGAAAGGATATCTGCAATTACCGTTGCATACCCCGTGGCGTACAATTATGGTTAGTGACGATGCACGTAGCATCCTTGCTTCTCAGTTGATTCTTAATCTGAATGAACCTTGTAAGCTGGAAGATACTTCTTGGATTAAGCCACAGAAATTTATCGGTGTCTGGTGGGAGATGTTTACTGGTGGAGGAGGTACATGGGCATATAGCGACTATTATAAGGCTAAACCCGGCATAACCGACTATTCAAAGTTAACTCCTAATGGACATCATCCGGCCAATACTGAACATGTGAAAGAGTACATAGACTTTGCGGCGGAGAATGGTATTGATGCGGTATTGGTTGAGGGTTGGAATGAAGGTTGGGAAGATTGGGCATCCTATCGTAAGGATCGTCAGTTCCTTTTTGACAAACCTTATCCGGACTTTGATGTTGCGGTACTACATGCCTATGCCAAATCAAAGGGGGTAAAGATTATCATGCATCATGAGACGGCTGCTAATGCTGCCGATTATGAGCGGCAGCTGGATGTAGCCTTTCAATTTATGGTAGATAATGGCTATAATTCTGTAAAGACAGGATATGTGGGCTCAATCATTCCCCGTAGTGAATATCATTCCTCACAATGGATGAACAATCATTATATACATGTGGTGAAGCGTGCTGCTGATTATAAGATTATGGTAGATAGTCACGAGGCTGTTCGTCCCACCGGCTTGTGTCGGACCTGGCCCAACTGGGTAGCGCAAGAATCTGCCCGTGGTGGTGAGTTTGAATCTATGGGGGGCAATGATCCGGATCATACTTGTATCTTGCCGTTTACTCGGTTGAAGGGTGGTCCGATGGATTACACTCCTGGTATTTTCCAGACAAAACTTTCGTATTATAATAGTTCGAAACCTAAAGGTCAGGCGGGTACTACATTGGTAAAACAATTGGCTCTATATGTAACGATGCCCTCTCCGTTACAGATGGCAGCAGACCTGCCGGATAATTATCGCCGTTTTCCCGATGCGTTTCAATTTATTAAGGATGTAGCGGTGGATTGGAGCAATTCTTGGTATTTGGAAGCCGAACCGGGTGATTATATCACAGTGGCTCGTCAAGCCAAAGGAAAACAAGAGTGGTATGTAGGTGCTATTACCGACGAACATCCTCGTACGGCAACTATTCCTTTCTCTTTCTTACCCGAAGGAAGGAAATATATTGTTACCGTTTATGCAGATGGTCGGGATGCAGACTGGAAAGATAATCCGCAGAGCTATGACATCCGTCGTGGCATAGTAACGTCAAAGAGTGTGCTGCGTCAACCTTTGGCAAGTAGTGGAGGGGTGGCTATCAGTGTTCGAGAAGCAACAAAAGAAGAGGTAAAAGGATTGAAGAAATTATGA
- a CDS encoding alpha-amylase family glycosyl hydrolase — translation MKKVIIATLLFTMLHSCMGCSDSQSDMEPIPVPQEEYMASDMVIYEANPRIFAEENAFSAIKAELDRIQSLGTTVLWLMPVNEPGVLKSVNSPYCIKDYKKLNTRYGTKKDLKELVDAAHAKGMKVILDWVANHTSWDNAWVTEHPDWYTQDANGNVVQPQEQPWADVADLNFDNEIMQQAMIDAMKYWVTEIGIDGYRCDYAEGVPDAFWKKAIAELRTLDNNLLMLAEGGKTSLMNNGFNLLYGWNFHSKLKDYYAGKCSLTDLYAMNTSELEGMPKGTLRLRYSTNHDQASEASPIECYGGERGAMSAFVLTTMLEGIPLIYSSQEVAYPRSLNFFNYGVIDLKSNEVFAQEMAEIIRAYKATSSVRGGELEVYTTGDVASFYRAAGSHGMLVMVNTANESVQVKVPMEHAGKTMTDVIAGVDVELPTVMTMEPYQYFIYQQ, via the coding sequence ATGAAAAAAGTAATAATTGCGACACTGCTCTTTACGATGCTACATTCTTGTATGGGGTGTAGTGATAGTCAGAGTGACATGGAACCGATTCCCGTCCCACAGGAAGAATACATGGCTTCGGATATGGTGATTTATGAGGCAAATCCCCGCATTTTTGCCGAAGAAAATGCGTTCTCTGCCATCAAAGCAGAGCTTGACCGTATTCAAAGCCTGGGGACTACCGTGCTTTGGCTGATGCCTGTAAATGAGCCGGGAGTACTGAAAAGTGTGAATTCACCTTATTGTATAAAGGATTATAAAAAGCTGAATACACGTTACGGAACAAAAAAAGACTTGAAAGAACTGGTAGATGCTGCCCATGCCAAAGGAATGAAAGTGATTCTTGACTGGGTTGCCAACCATACTTCGTGGGACAATGCTTGGGTGACTGAGCATCCGGATTGGTATACACAGGATGCAAATGGCAATGTGGTACAACCTCAAGAACAGCCTTGGGCGGATGTTGCTGACTTGAATTTTGACAACGAAATCATGCAGCAAGCCATGATTGATGCCATGAAGTATTGGGTAACAGAAATTGGTATTGATGGATACCGTTGTGATTATGCCGAGGGGGTACCAGATGCTTTCTGGAAGAAAGCAATCGCCGAGCTCCGTACACTTGACAATAATTTGCTGATGCTTGCCGAAGGCGGAAAAACGTCTTTAATGAACAATGGTTTCAATCTGCTCTACGGCTGGAACTTCCATAGTAAACTGAAAGACTATTATGCCGGTAAATGCTCACTTACTGACCTTTATGCTATGAATACTTCCGAATTGGAGGGAATGCCGAAGGGTACGTTACGGTTACGCTATTCTACTAATCATGACCAGGCAAGTGAGGCATCACCGATAGAATGTTATGGCGGTGAGCGTGGTGCCATGTCTGCTTTTGTATTGACGACTATGCTCGAGGGGATACCTCTTATTTATAGTTCGCAGGAAGTAGCCTATCCGCGGTCACTTAACTTTTTCAATTACGGAGTTATAGACTTGAAGTCCAATGAAGTCTTTGCGCAAGAGATGGCAGAAATCATCAGAGCCTATAAAGCTACGAGCAGTGTACGTGGTGGTGAACTGGAAGTTTATACTACCGGAGATGTCGCTTCATTTTATCGGGCAGCAGGCAGTCATGGCATGTTGGTCATGGTGAATACCGCCAATGAGTCTGTACAAGTGAAAGTACCTATGGAGCATGCTGGCAAGACCATGACCGATGTGATTGCCGGTGTGGATGTGGAGTTGCCTACAGTAATGACGATGGAGCCTTATCAATATTTTATATATCAACAATAA
- a CDS encoding RagB/SusD family nutrient uptake outer membrane protein — protein sequence MKYIKCRWLLAMIMSCSLFSCTNLDEEVFDRVDAGIYYQDETSVQGAVAAIYSKAAYSYLEYFWYLQEFSADQVAWRSWNGGLWGWDEALKFALSSHTWTSESTIIRQTWENAWTTIGLCNTLITDLQAISPASIRMTEDALNSYIAEVRTLRAWAYYNIFEIWGGALPLNISSGAEIPGSADTDFDKGCKIIYDFISQELDESVTDLMKEDGSGKTRNRMNQAANRMIKMRLLLNSEVFIKQNSYNECATLCQKILNGDYGTYSITDDYRDIYSINNVECPEVVMALAMEVGQVNTGWMRNMPFMPYNCWDYFGGTYSQSGWNCVCLAPSWDNSGNVQPYGGTDNPKSFLTDYGDKLGAVYERFHDKDIRKQNYVYNETTGNYQGIFLKGAIKANYGKGAALKADADRDGQDLVYVDQVGTFLNLGRNLETVMSPRWGETNSGVRLVRYPVYPESAGIDFQNIDEVEFRLSEVVYTLAECKMRAGDTEGAKELVYRVKTRYFTDKSALEQPGPGFTSFDMDWMLSEWGLEFLGEGRRRRTDLRRFDKFTQGQWWFFGRATDDGLSYPAKRDRKYEWYPLPQSALMVNPGLVQNPNY from the coding sequence ATGAAATATATAAAATGTCGTTGGTTATTGGCGATGATTATGTCATGTTCACTTTTCTCTTGTACTAATTTGGACGAGGAAGTGTTCGATCGTGTGGATGCCGGAATTTATTATCAAGATGAGACGAGTGTTCAGGGGGCAGTGGCAGCCATCTATTCGAAAGCTGCATATAGTTATTTGGAATACTTCTGGTATTTGCAGGAGTTTTCTGCCGACCAGGTGGCATGGCGCAGTTGGAACGGTGGACTTTGGGGATGGGATGAGGCATTGAAGTTTGCTTTGTCTTCACATACCTGGACGTCAGAATCAACCATTATTCGCCAAACTTGGGAGAATGCGTGGACCACTATTGGGCTTTGCAATACGCTTATTACAGATTTGCAGGCAATCAGCCCCGCATCTATACGCATGACTGAGGATGCTTTGAATAGTTATATTGCCGAAGTACGTACCCTGCGTGCTTGGGCATACTACAATATCTTTGAGATTTGGGGTGGAGCACTTCCCTTGAACATTTCTTCGGGTGCGGAAATCCCTGGTTCTGCAGATACTGATTTTGATAAGGGGTGCAAGATTATCTACGATTTTATCAGTCAGGAATTAGATGAGTCAGTTACAGATCTTATGAAAGAAGATGGTTCTGGAAAGACTCGCAACCGCATGAACCAAGCTGCCAATCGTATGATTAAGATGCGCTTGTTGCTGAATTCTGAGGTGTTTATCAAACAAAACAGTTATAATGAGTGTGCCACTCTTTGCCAAAAAATTCTGAATGGCGATTATGGTACTTACAGCATTACCGATGACTATCGCGATATTTATTCGATAAACAATGTAGAATGTCCGGAAGTTGTAATGGCATTGGCGATGGAAGTCGGTCAGGTCAATACCGGTTGGATGCGTAACATGCCTTTCATGCCTTACAATTGTTGGGATTACTTTGGAGGTACATACAGCCAGAGCGGATGGAATTGTGTATGCTTGGCACCTTCATGGGATAATTCTGGAAATGTACAGCCGTATGGTGGTACTGACAATCCTAAGAGCTTTCTTACCGACTACGGTGATAAGTTAGGAGCAGTTTATGAACGTTTCCACGATAAAGATATCCGTAAGCAGAACTATGTGTATAATGAAACAACAGGAAACTATCAAGGCATTTTTTTGAAAGGGGCTATTAAAGCCAACTATGGTAAGGGTGCGGCTTTGAAAGCAGATGCCGACCGTGACGGTCAGGATTTGGTTTATGTGGATCAGGTGGGTACATTCCTTAATTTAGGACGTAATCTGGAGACTGTCATGTCACCTCGCTGGGGTGAAACGAATTCAGGTGTCCGTTTGGTAAGATATCCGGTTTATCCGGAGAGTGCAGGCATTGATTTCCAAAACATCGATGAGGTGGAATTCCGTTTGAGTGAAGTGGTCTATACTCTTGCTGAATGTAAAATGCGTGCAGGTGATACAGAAGGTGCTAAAGAGCTGGTATATAGAGTTAAAACACGCTATTTTACAGATAAATCGGCTCTCGAACAGCCCGGTCCTGGTTTTACATCCTTTGATATGGATTGGATGTTGAGTGAATGGGGACTTGAATTCTTGGGAGAGGGGCGTCGTCGTCGTACAGACTTGCGTCGTTTCGATAAGTTTACGCAAGGACAATGGTGGTTCTTTGGCCGTGCCACGGACGACGGTTTAAGCTATCCGGCTAAACGTGACCGCAAATACGAGTGGTATCCCTTGCCCCAGTCTGCCCTTATGGTAAATCCGGGACTGGTACAGAATCCTAATTATTAA